A genomic segment from Clostridia bacterium encodes:
- a CDS encoding AraC family transcriptional regulator produces MKELNRTTRLQNKHFKDLNPLVFGEHICPPGHSSNGESPSYLLIHYVISGKGTLFAGDKTYEISAGQAFIKRPHEDVIYTADEKNPWHYYWIIFDGEMSRRFHEMEHVFSCPSYVFENMSKVFSLDSLQEEHLASGLFSLYREAFKDKEADNPVLKIKNYIELYFNQPIRVEHLAEIVNLNRNYLSRIFHKETGMSMKEYLTDIRMKYAVECLKHGMSVGETASALSYTDQFIFSKAFKKHYGVSPVDYRKQAKQML; encoded by the coding sequence TTGAAAGAGCTAAACAGAACAACAAGACTGCAAAACAAACATTTTAAGGATTTGAATCCGCTGGTTTTCGGGGAACACATCTGTCCGCCCGGACATTCCTCAAATGGCGAATCACCGTCTTACTTGCTGATTCATTATGTGATTTCGGGCAAAGGAACACTTTTTGCAGGTGATAAAACCTATGAAATTTCTGCAGGGCAAGCCTTTATCAAACGACCGCATGAGGATGTCATTTATACCGCCGATGAAAAGAACCCCTGGCACTATTACTGGATTATTTTTGACGGGGAAATGAGCAGGCGCTTTCATGAAATGGAGCATGTCTTTTCTTGTCCGTCTTATGTTTTTGAAAACATGTCTAAAGTGTTTTCTTTAGATTCCTTACAGGAAGAACATTTAGCCTCGGGACTTTTTTCTCTGTACCGGGAAGCTTTTAAAGATAAAGAAGCAGACAATCCGGTTTTAAAAATCAAAAACTACATTGAGTTGTATTTTAATCAGCCCATCCGGGTTGAACACCTTGCCGAAATTGTAAATTTGAACCGAAACTATCTTTCGCGTATTTTTCATAAAGAAACCGGCATGAGTATGAAGGAATATTTAACGGATATACGCATGAAATATGCTGTCGAATGCTTAAAACATGGTATGTCGGTAGGCGAGACGGCTTCTGCACTGTCCTATACCGATCAGTTCATTTTCTCAAAAGCTTTTAAAAAGCATTACGGCGTTTCGCCCGTGGATTACCGCAAGCAGGCAAAACAAATGCTTTAA
- the groES gene encoding co-chaperone GroES yields MNIKPLGDRVVIKMIEAEETTASGIVLPGSAKEKPQMAEIVAVGPGGVVDGKEVVMEVKVGDKVITSKYAGTEVKFDGTEYTILKQSDILAIVD; encoded by the coding sequence ATGAACATTAAACCTTTAGGTGACAGAGTTGTAATTAAAATGATTGAAGCGGAAGAAACTACCGCAAGCGGTATTGTTCTTCCCGGTTCTGCAAAGGAAAAACCGCAGATGGCTGAAATTGTTGCAGTAGGCCCCGGCGGTGTTGTAGACGGTAAAGAAGTGGTTATGGAAGTTAAAGTGGGCGACAAAGTAATTACCAGCAAATATGCAGGTACTGAAGTGAAATTTGACGGCACAGAATATACCATTTTAAAACAAAGTGATATTTTGGCAATTGTTGACTAA
- a CDS encoding type II toxin-antitoxin system PemK/MazF family toxin codes for MNVKRGDIYYADLSPVVGSEQGGVRPVLIIQNNIGNKYSPTVIVAAITSQINKNKMPTHVELDAVRYGLAKDSVVLLEQVRTLDKKRLKEKIGSADLKMMEKVDIALEISFGLSEGILRTKEE; via the coding sequence GTGAATGTTAAGCGTGGCGATATTTATTATGCGGACTTAAGTCCGGTTGTCGGTTCGGAGCAGGGTGGTGTACGTCCCGTGCTTATTATACAGAACAATATCGGCAACAAGTACAGCCCGACAGTTATTGTAGCAGCAATCACTTCACAAATCAACAAAAATAAGATGCCGACGCATGTGGAGCTGGATGCTGTAAGATATGGGCTTGCAAAAGATTCTGTGGTTCTTCTGGAGCAGGTAAGAACCTTGGATAAAAAAAGATTAAAAGAAAAAATCGGTTCTGCAGACTTAAAGATGATGGAAAAAGTAGATATTGCTCTTGAAATCAGTTTCGGCTTAAGCGAGGGAATACTGCGAACCAAGGAGGAATGA
- a CDS encoding NAD(P)H-hydrate dehydratase, translating into MQLTHELIKNNLPVRFSHQNKGDFGHVLVIGGSYGMAGAVCMTAQSALKSGAGLVTVAVPERIADIVSVKLTECMVLPLPDENGMLSASARQTIKSFLPKVNTVVFGMGARKCAGTAAILEFLLQTFTGTLVLDADALNVLAENPELFHIKRKCMLILTPHPGEMARLMNLEISFVQAERENNAKKYAQTNNLVLVLKGEGTVISDGEKFFLNPTGNVGMATGGSGDVLAGVIGGLAAQKITPLHAAFCGCYLHGLAGDIALKEKTYFSLTACDLITYLPEAFREILL; encoded by the coding sequence ATGCAATTAACGCATGAACTGATTAAAAACAATCTTCCTGTGCGATTTTCGCACCAGAACAAAGGTGATTTCGGACATGTTCTTGTAATTGGCGGCAGCTACGGAATGGCAGGTGCTGTTTGTATGACGGCACAAAGCGCCCTGAAATCCGGTGCAGGGCTTGTGACTGTCGCAGTTCCTGAAAGAATTGCGGACATCGTTTCTGTGAAGCTGACAGAGTGTATGGTTTTGCCATTGCCGGATGAAAATGGTATGCTTTCCGCTTCGGCAAGACAGACAATAAAAAGTTTTTTACCGAAAGTAAATACCGTTGTGTTTGGTATGGGTGCAAGAAAATGTGCAGGCACAGCCGCCATTCTTGAATTTTTACTGCAGACTTTTACCGGCACGTTGGTTTTGGATGCGGATGCGTTGAATGTACTGGCGGAAAATCCTGAGCTTTTTCACATCAAACGAAAATGCATGTTGATTTTAACACCACACCCCGGAGAAATGGCTCGGTTGATGAATCTGGAAATCTCCTTCGTGCAGGCAGAACGTGAAAATAACGCAAAAAAATACGCACAAACGAACAATCTGGTTTTGGTTTTAAAAGGAGAAGGCACTGTTATATCGGACGGTGAGAAGTTTTTTTTGAATCCTACGGGCAATGTGGGAATGGCAACAGGTGGTTCGGGAGATGTTTTGGCAGGTGTTATCGGCGGTTTGGCAGCACAGAAAATTACGCCGCTTCACGCCGCATTCTGCGGATGCTATCTGCATGGACTTGCGGGAGATATTGCGTTAAAGGAAAAGACATATTTTTCTCTTACGGCTTGTGATTTAATCACATATCTGCCCGAAGCATTCCGTGAAATTTTACTTTAG
- the groL gene encoding chaperonin GroEL (60 kDa chaperone family; promotes refolding of misfolded polypeptides especially under stressful conditions; forms two stacked rings of heptamers to form a barrel-shaped 14mer; ends can be capped by GroES; misfolded proteins enter the barrel where they are refolded when GroES binds), translating into MAKDILFGEEARKSLENGVNKLADTVKVTLGPKGRNVVLDKKFGAPLITNDGVTIAKEIELEDPFENMGAQLVKEVSTKTNDVAGDGTTTATLLAQALIHEGIKNVAAGANPMVLRKGISKAVDQVVETIKANSEKVKGKEDIARVAAVSAADDEIGQLIADAMEKVTSDGVITVEESKTAETTADIVEGMQFDRGYISPYMVTDTDKMEAVIDDAYILITDKKISNIQEILPVLEQIVQSGQKLVIIAEDIEGEALATLLVNKLRGTFTCVAVKAPGFGDRRKAMLEDIAILTGGQVITDDLGLDLKETSVEQLGRAKQVKVQKENTIIVDGAGDSQQIASRVAQIKAQIEETTSDFDREKLQERLAKLSGGVAVIRVGAATEVEMKEKKLRIEDALAATRAAVEEGIVPGGGTAYINAIPALDKMLEETAGDEKTGVLLVKKALEAPVKQIAANAGLEGSVIVDKIINSPKGIGFNALTEVYEDMIQAGIVDPAKVTRSALQNAASVASVVLTTESVVANQPEKEAPMPAGGGMPGGGMGMY; encoded by the coding sequence ATGGCAAAAGACATTTTGTTTGGTGAAGAAGCAAGAAAAAGCCTCGAAAACGGCGTAAACAAGCTTGCTGACACCGTAAAAGTAACATTAGGCCCTAAAGGCAGAAATGTTGTACTGGATAAAAAATTCGGTGCACCGCTTATTACAAATGACGGTGTAACCATCGCAAAAGAAATTGAACTGGAAGATCCTTTTGAAAATATGGGCGCACAGCTTGTAAAAGAAGTATCGACCAAAACCAACGACGTTGCAGGTGACGGTACCACAACCGCTACACTTTTGGCACAGGCGCTTATTCATGAGGGTATCAAAAACGTTGCAGCAGGTGCAAATCCGATGGTACTCAGAAAAGGCATCTCCAAAGCTGTAGATCAGGTTGTAGAAACCATTAAAGCAAACAGCGAAAAGGTGAAGGGCAAGGAAGATATTGCCCGCGTAGCCGCTGTTTCTGCTGCAGATGATGAAATCGGTCAGTTGATTGCCGATGCAATGGAAAAGGTAACCAGCGATGGCGTAATTACCGTTGAAGAATCCAAAACTGCAGAAACCACAGCAGATATCGTTGAAGGTATGCAGTTTGACCGCGGTTACATTTCTCCTTACATGGTAACCGATACCGATAAGATGGAAGCTGTAATTGACGATGCATACATCTTGATTACAGATAAGAAAATCTCCAATATTCAGGAAATTCTTCCCGTTTTGGAACAGATTGTTCAGTCCGGTCAGAAGCTTGTAATCATTGCTGAAGATATTGAAGGCGAAGCACTTGCTACCTTGCTTGTAAACAAACTTCGTGGCACCTTTACTTGCGTTGCAGTGAAAGCACCGGGCTTTGGTGACAGGAGAAAAGCAATGCTTGAAGATATCGCTATTCTTACCGGTGGTCAGGTAATTACCGATGACTTAGGTCTCGATTTGAAAGAAACCTCGGTTGAACAGCTTGGTCGTGCAAAGCAGGTTAAAGTGCAGAAAGAAAACACTATCATTGTTGATGGTGCAGGCGATTCTCAGCAAATTGCAAGCCGTGTTGCACAAATTAAGGCTCAGATTGAAGAAACTACCTCTGATTTTGACAGAGAAAAACTGCAGGAAAGACTTGCAAAGCTTTCCGGCGGTGTTGCTGTTATCCGCGTAGGCGCAGCAACTGAAGTGGAAATGAAAGAAAAGAAGCTGCGCATCGAAGATGCTCTTGCTGCAACACGCGCAGCAGTTGAAGAAGGTATTGTGCCCGGTGGCGGTACCGCATATATTAATGCAATTCCTGCCCTTGACAAAATGCTTGAAGAAACTGCAGGCGATGAAAAAACCGGTGTACTGCTTGTAAAGAAAGCATTAGAAGCACCCGTAAAGCAGATTGCTGCAAATGCAGGTCTCGAAGGCAGTGTAATCGTGGATAAAATCATCAACAGCCCCAAAGGTATTGGCTTTAATGCACTAACCGAAGTGTATGAAGACATGATTCAGGCAGGTATTGTTGACCCTGCAAAGGTTACCAGAAGCGCATTGCAGAACGCAGCAAGTGTAGCATCCGTTGTTCTGACAACCGAAAGTGTTGTTGCAAATCAGCCTGAGAAGGAAGCACCTATGCCGGCAGGTGGCGGTATGCCCGGCGGCGGAATGGGTATGTATTAA
- a CDS encoding response regulator: MYSVLLIDDESWVLEDIKSLLDWEKLGFKIVGEANDAESAKQLIESERPDVVISDIRMPGLSGIQLLESYASSDISFKSVFVTAYGKFEYAKKALDLGADGYLLKPVESEELVSTLNKIKKQLDEQAGVSDQMRKWDKAQKLYLLLDGADDEQTQKELINDIGVPHVSDAFVLAIAKEPSETMQNLLSDFPMHLTVLPLSGKQCLLYIQSQSGIFNLITYKNMFAYLRDFCEAHSVYLGLSRIMRQKRKFRSAFIQAENALDAAFVTNQKLNAYYFNDVNVQEILNMVSRQKSIANKNELLKILPDEFRKQRVTGDKLSEVLKNIAIHFELDDDLKDADVKNLAIQFGSLDAYFAYLTQCLGETNRKRSGKTSSRAIVKEIADYIQENYDRKIMINDLAQQFFLNPSYLSNLFKVETGKSFTAYLVECRLKKAKELLENTDLSLYEISANVGYEDYFHFSKLFKKHMNISPANYRKNKLENTASHDSETE, encoded by the coding sequence ATGTATTCCGTACTTTTAATTGATGATGAATCCTGGGTCTTGGAGGATATAAAAAGCCTCCTGGACTGGGAAAAGCTAGGCTTTAAAATTGTCGGCGAGGCAAATGACGCTGAAAGCGCAAAACAACTGATAGAATCCGAAAGACCGGATGTTGTAATCAGTGATATCCGTATGCCGGGCTTAAGTGGCATACAGTTGCTTGAAAGCTATGCATCGTCAGATATTTCGTTTAAAAGTGTTTTTGTAACCGCTTACGGCAAATTTGAATATGCCAAAAAAGCACTCGATCTTGGTGCAGATGGCTATTTGTTAAAACCTGTCGAGTCAGAAGAACTTGTGTCGACATTGAACAAAATCAAAAAGCAACTGGATGAACAGGCCGGTGTTTCAGATCAGATGCGCAAGTGGGACAAAGCGCAAAAGCTGTATCTGCTTTTAGACGGTGCCGATGATGAACAAACGCAAAAAGAACTGATTAACGATATTGGCGTTCCCCATGTTTCTGATGCCTTTGTTCTGGCGATTGCAAAAGAACCGTCCGAAACCATGCAGAATCTGCTGTCGGATTTTCCGATGCACCTGACGGTTTTACCGCTGTCTGGCAAACAATGTCTTCTTTATATTCAAAGTCAATCGGGCATTTTTAATCTGATTACCTACAAAAACATGTTTGCTTACCTGAGAGATTTCTGTGAAGCTCATTCCGTGTATTTGGGCTTAAGTCGGATTATGCGACAGAAAAGAAAATTCCGTTCTGCATTTATCCAGGCTGAAAACGCATTGGACGCCGCGTTTGTTACAAACCAAAAACTGAATGCTTATTATTTCAATGATGTCAACGTTCAGGAAATATTAAATATGGTTTCCAGACAGAAGTCAATTGCGAACAAAAATGAGTTGCTTAAAATTTTACCTGACGAATTTCGCAAACAGCGCGTAACCGGAGATAAACTTTCGGAGGTGTTAAAAAATATCGCGATACACTTTGAACTGGATGATGACTTAAAAGATGCTGATGTCAAAAACCTGGCAATCCAATTCGGCTCGCTTGATGCGTATTTTGCGTATCTTACACAGTGTCTGGGTGAAACAAACAGAAAACGCTCCGGAAAAACAAGCTCTCGTGCTATTGTGAAAGAAATTGCAGACTATATTCAGGAAAATTATGACCGCAAAATCATGATAAATGATCTGGCACAGCAATTCTTTTTAAATCCGAGTTATTTAAGCAATCTGTTTAAAGTGGAAACCGGCAAATCGTTTACTGCGTATCTCGTAGAGTGTCGCTTAAAAAAAGCTAAGGAGCTTTTGGAAAATACCGATCTTTCTCTTTATGAAATCAGCGCCAACGTCGGATATGAAGATTATTTCCATTTCAGTAAACTGTTTAAAAAGCATATGAATATTTCGCCTGCGAACTATCGTAAAAACAAACTTGAAAACACCGCTTCACATGATTCTGAAACGGAATAA
- a CDS encoding copper amine oxidase N-terminal domain-containing protein: MKKSVALLLVVCFLTSLLCIPASASDETTIFIRGNDFKESLGTWRILNETDKGAMLEVLVGTPDRKPEKTEPATLRFEAPNPGTYTLWALTRDFTEAPDTRYCNIEVNGTLLDTKIGNTGSNTWSWIKAGTVELKPGENILKIADTGAYWARVQGIILSTNQGLTPPSDHAGMKALLDATDITIIDTLENPLTFKDDKTYITVTPDNFGELGTWTKVGVNDAGGYVDFYLKGKSDRNTAPASAKTKIVIPKDGNYKLHCLSRDYTSEPGSRYFDFKLGTTEYTFGAHTNDGWFWETSDFIPIFGDEYELELVDSSAHYARWSMLIITDDPDFSPIDTPEAFKYLKKNNYKDGMYEAPQKSSVPDADRPDSEIAVKLNGEYMHFDVDPLLINDRTMVPFRAIFEALGCTVSWDDESQTATGYRNGTPIRLTIDDTQAQVKDKSVTLDQPATLVNSRTMVPLRFVSEALGASVDWNGNTNTVTILATIPEEMLWFRPSSFTELGTWTFDLNATGAFETTAFQGLATGSTIKDADASSAKPAKAGFEITDGGEYNVWVRSRDFSTNQQGDRFFNVGIDDKVVSHKFGTHGGDGYRWAKAPEKVTLTPGKHTLSLIDSSGFYARCDSILLCKSDTFLPPENFTTLKTMAAPVSMVNKAVLAFPKYATEQNQPTESAVLENDKVKVVFYKVPTSKGQVVQNEIYSKAPDGSWVMTNARNEELGHYVLRADKAKSNGASDLISFETTRNLPDGTSEHYFGLNPYQAGNGKWYVPTDYTQNGNYVTLYFGEENGATLSSTWTLDETEAPLVSVSITAKDDGFYSVACWEGGDFGYEEFTDAVAPFRTIEKRIHDEISLISEQFLFTPMGCYTLAENNKYGALPITKGVVVEPDYIPLRWIRPFNNLFGINMKTPSNTFKGTLFAPLLGSEASNLSAGETHTLKYRVISSVSDWFENYRFITESLYDVDDYRQNTYFTLNDAIFNTRNLMLDDKQSGWDNEMKGHYNMESVTTVSEANPMIALQAYLLSEDEEMLERRAIPTLAAFLTRPSLHFNNGTVKFGSNSNWERIEKDPDVIGTPRNGYNLNVTAGLYEMTRGNVPYLYSIGLEKGKRGVVNEYGSVANFSNDLNLYIFTGDKQYLDNAIEKADTFIEKNVYSTSETLPAWESFIYISYYPNIASLMDIYDVTKDKKYLDAAEHVAQKMLTALWVPGIDGEKRNTELMTNDIDHPEMVVHVGGGIEYKESESMFWYDDKHYRVGSERGAEGFNTPLREKKALKPAWISSRVGLGLEQSSTFDRDSANIIMQYWAGDFVRLSAYTGNDIYETAARNAIIGRFGTYSGYYRTFYSDYEQFPEYMYEGPDFTSIYWHHIPPFLAMLEEFLISQTMAWSDGNISFPALRQQGYAYFNSHQYGHAPGTFYGEDNMWPYLAENTIDSGNLQIDWMAAKKDGLLGVALMNESNKDVTTTVSLLEGIPGGTAYSGKATLFNEKGEKSGITVTDGKFDVTVPAKDLVAVTIALPDIKAPAFAKSSYTLDGTYELGATVSTHKSGKGYVLQIHPESYYAYVYITSLPKDVKSVTLTYTADGKTESATTTQYPYEFIVKVENADSEFKYTIEAETVSGEKKDMGGSMLMTRALSDEKEIKFTETAESEEAEAVEMPEYKGSLTNFDPFDLKYTFQGSKVPLNKIRFVVNKSAIPVSCTAQDMTGLPVRGVLKDGDKEIKIETFITDVENRDEASVTIVIENPSNVPLSNYATSDSGSYKFELKIYPAEK; encoded by the coding sequence ATGAAAAAAAGTGTTGCGTTACTTCTGGTCGTTTGCTTTTTGACATCTTTACTTTGTATTCCTGCGTCTGCAAGCGATGAAACCACTATTTTCATCAGAGGTAATGATTTTAAAGAGAGTCTTGGAACCTGGCGCATTTTGAACGAAACAGACAAAGGGGCCATGTTGGAGGTTTTAGTCGGAACGCCGGACAGGAAGCCTGAAAAAACAGAGCCTGCCACCCTTCGGTTTGAAGCACCGAATCCCGGCACATATACTCTTTGGGCATTAACCCGCGATTTTACCGAAGCACCCGATACCAGATACTGCAATATTGAAGTAAACGGCACGCTTCTGGACACAAAAATCGGAAACACCGGCTCGAATACATGGAGCTGGATAAAAGCCGGTACAGTGGAGTTGAAACCCGGAGAAAATATTCTTAAGATTGCTGACACCGGTGCATACTGGGCACGCGTACAGGGGATTATCCTTTCCACAAACCAAGGCTTAACGCCACCCTCCGACCACGCAGGCATGAAGGCTTTGCTTGATGCAACCGATATAACCATTATTGATACGTTGGAAAATCCGCTCACTTTTAAGGATGATAAGACGTATATTACCGTAACACCTGACAATTTCGGCGAGCTTGGCACCTGGACGAAGGTTGGCGTAAATGATGCAGGCGGTTATGTGGATTTTTACTTAAAAGGTAAGAGTGACAGAAACACCGCACCGGCTTCCGCAAAAACAAAAATTGTCATTCCAAAAGACGGAAACTACAAATTACATTGCTTAAGCCGGGATTACACATCAGAGCCGGGGTCCCGTTATTTTGATTTTAAACTCGGTACAACGGAATACACTTTCGGAGCGCATACCAATGACGGCTGGTTTTGGGAAACCTCGGATTTTATTCCGATTTTTGGCGATGAATATGAATTAGAACTTGTGGACAGTTCAGCACACTATGCAAGATGGTCCATGCTGATTATTACAGATGATCCGGATTTTTCGCCTATTGATACTCCTGAGGCGTTTAAATATCTGAAAAAGAATAATTACAAAGACGGCATGTATGAAGCACCTCAAAAATCCTCTGTTCCGGATGCTGACAGACCGGATAGTGAGATTGCGGTTAAATTAAACGGAGAATATATGCACTTTGATGTAGATCCTTTACTGATAAACGACCGTACCATGGTACCTTTCCGTGCCATTTTTGAAGCATTGGGATGTACAGTTTCATGGGATGACGAATCTCAGACTGCAACCGGATATCGAAACGGTACACCCATCCGTCTTACTATTGACGACACTCAGGCGCAGGTTAAAGACAAGTCAGTTACACTGGACCAGCCTGCAACCTTAGTAAATTCCAGAACAATGGTTCCTCTCCGCTTTGTTTCGGAAGCTCTTGGAGCATCTGTTGACTGGAACGGAAACACAAATACAGTAACCATTTTAGCGACAATCCCCGAAGAAATGCTGTGGTTCAGACCTTCCTCTTTTACAGAGCTTGGAACATGGACATTTGATTTAAACGCAACCGGTGCCTTTGAAACCACTGCTTTCCAAGGCCTTGCAACCGGCTCAACCATTAAAGATGCTGACGCTTCCAGCGCTAAGCCTGCAAAAGCGGGATTTGAAATTACAGACGGCGGCGAATACAATGTATGGGTGCGCTCCAGAGACTTTTCCACCAATCAGCAGGGCGACAGATTTTTCAACGTTGGCATTGATGACAAAGTTGTTTCACACAAATTCGGTACCCACGGTGGTGACGGTTACAGATGGGCAAAGGCACCTGAAAAAGTAACACTTACACCCGGTAAGCACACTTTATCCTTAATTGACAGCTCGGGCTTTTACGCAAGATGTGATTCTATTTTGTTGTGTAAGAGTGACACCTTCCTGCCTCCCGAAAACTTTACGACCTTAAAAACAATGGCTGCTCCCGTATCTATGGTCAACAAGGCGGTTCTGGCATTCCCGAAATACGCGACCGAACAGAATCAGCCCACCGAATCGGCTGTTTTAGAAAATGATAAGGTTAAGGTTGTATTTTATAAGGTTCCCACCTCTAAAGGTCAGGTTGTGCAAAACGAAATTTACAGCAAAGCCCCTGACGGCAGTTGGGTTATGACTAATGCAAGAAATGAAGAGCTCGGACACTATGTTTTGCGTGCAGACAAAGCTAAAAGCAACGGTGCTTCTGATTTGATTTCGTTTGAAACAACACGCAATCTGCCCGACGGAACAAGCGAACATTATTTCGGTTTAAATCCATATCAGGCGGGAAACGGCAAATGGTATGTACCCACCGATTACACACAAAACGGAAATTACGTAACATTATATTTTGGTGAAGAAAACGGTGCTACACTTTCCTCCACATGGACTTTAGATGAAACAGAAGCTCCTTTGGTCAGTGTAAGCATCACAGCAAAGGATGATGGTTTTTATTCGGTTGCTTGCTGGGAAGGCGGCGATTTCGGGTACGAAGAGTTTACCGATGCAGTTGCGCCGTTCCGTACCATCGAAAAACGAATTCACGACGAAATCAGTCTGATTTCCGAACAGTTTTTGTTTACACCTATGGGGTGTTATACTTTAGCTGAAAACAACAAATATGGTGCTTTGCCCATAACCAAAGGTGTTGTGGTTGAACCTGACTACATACCGCTTCGCTGGATTCGTCCCTTTAATAATCTGTTTGGTATCAACATGAAAACGCCGAGCAATACCTTTAAGGGTACACTTTTCGCACCGCTTTTGGGCAGCGAAGCATCAAATCTTTCGGCAGGCGAAACACATACTTTAAAATACCGTGTCATCAGCTCGGTTTCGGATTGGTTTGAAAATTACAGATTCATCACCGAAAGCTTATATGATGTGGACGATTACCGTCAAAATACCTATTTTACGTTGAATGATGCCATTTTCAACACCAGAAACTTAATGCTTGACGATAAGCAAAGTGGTTGGGATAACGAAATGAAAGGGCATTATAATATGGAATCGGTTACAACCGTTTCAGAAGCTAATCCTATGATTGCCCTGCAGGCATATCTCCTTTCCGAGGACGAAGAAATGCTCGAAAGAAGAGCTATTCCAACTTTAGCGGCATTTTTAACCAGACCGTCTCTGCATTTTAACAACGGTACAGTAAAGTTTGGCTCTAACAGTAACTGGGAGCGAATTGAAAAAGATCCGGATGTCATCGGTACACCGCGAAACGGATACAATTTAAACGTTACAGCCGGCTTGTACGAAATGACGAGAGGTAACGTTCCTTACCTTTACAGTATAGGTTTGGAAAAAGGCAAAAGAGGCGTTGTGAACGAATACGGCTCGGTTGCAAACTTCTCTAACGATTTAAATCTTTATATTTTCACAGGTGACAAACAGTATTTGGATAATGCCATTGAAAAAGCGGATACATTTATAGAGAAAAATGTATACAGCACTTCGGAAACTTTGCCTGCATGGGAATCGTTTATTTATATTTCCTACTATCCAAACATCGCATCCTTAATGGATATTTACGATGTGACAAAGGACAAAAAGTATTTAGACGCGGCGGAACATGTGGCGCAAAAAATGTTAACCGCGTTATGGGTTCCCGGTATTGACGGTGAAAAACGCAATACAGAGCTTATGACAAACGACATTGACCATCCCGAGATGGTTGTGCACGTTGGTGGCGGTATTGAATACAAAGAATCCGAAAGTATGTTCTGGTATGATGACAAACATTATCGTGTAGGCAGTGAACGCGGTGCAGAAGGGTTTAACACACCTTTGCGCGAAAAGAAAGCCTTAAAGCCTGCGTGGATTTCCTCAAGAGTCGGCTTAGGTCTTGAACAAAGCTCTACCTTTGACAGAGATTCTGCTAACATCATCATGCAATATTGGGCAGGTGATTTTGTGAGACTTTCCGCATACACCGGCAATGACATTTACGAAACCGCTGCAAGAAATGCGATTATCGGCAGATTCGGCACATATTCGGGCTATTACCGCACATTCTACTCTGACTACGAACAGTTCCCCGAGTATATGTACGAAGGTCCTGACTTCACGTCCATTTACTGGCATCATATTCCGCCATTCCTGGCAATGCTGGAAGAATTCTTAATTTCCCAGACCATGGCATGGTCTGATGGCAACATCAGCTTCCCTGCTCTGCGCCAGCAAGGATATGCTTACTTCAACTCACATCAATACGGTCATGCGCCGGGCACATTCTACGGTGAAGACAACATGTGGCCCTATCTTGCAGAAAACACGATTGATTCCGGCAATCTTCAGATTGACTGGATGGCGGCTAAAAAAGACGGATTGTTAGGCGTCGCCCTCATGAATGAGAGCAACAAAGACGTCACAACCACCGTTTCACTGCTTGAAGGCATTCCTGGCGGTACAGCATACAGCGGTAAAGCAACCTTATTCAACGAAAAAGGCGAAAAATCCGGAATTACGGTTACAGACGGCAAATTTGATGTAACTGTTCCTGCAAAGGATCTGGTTGCTGTAACCATTGCATTGCCCGATATCAAAGCACCTGCATTTGCAAAGAGCAGTTATACTTTAGACGGCACTTATGAATTAGGTGCAACCGTATCGACACATAAATCAGGAAAAGGGTATGTTCTGCAGATTCATCCCGAAAGTTATTATGCTTATGTTTACATCACAAGCTTACCTAAGGATGTGAAATCTGTAACACTCACATACACTGCAGACGGCAAAACCGAAAGTGCTACAACCACCCAGTACCCTTATGAATTTATTGTTAAGGTTGAGAATGCCGATTCGGAATTCAAATACACCATTGAAGCAGAAACAGTTTCAGGCGAGAAAAAAGATATGGGCGGCAGTATGCTGATGACCCGTGCGCTTTCTGATGAAAAAGAAATTAAATTCACTGAAACGGCTGAATCTGAAGAAGCAGAAGCTGTTGAAATGCCCGAATACAAAGGGTCATTAACAAATTTTGATCCTTTTGACCTGAAATACACCTTCCAGGGCTCGAAAGTTCCGCTCAACAAAATACGTTTTGTGGTTAATAAGTCCGCAATTCCAGTTTCCTGTACTGCACAGGACATGACCGGACTTCCCGTTCGTGGTGTTCTGAAAGACGGCGACAAGGAAATTAAAATAGAAACATTTATTACTGATGTGGAAAACCGGGACGAAGCATCGGTTACAATTGTAATTGAGAACCCGTCAAACGTCCCCCTTTCTAACTATGCTACATCCGATAGCGGATCATATAAATTCGAGCTGAAAATTTATCCTGCAGAAAAATAA